The bacterium nucleotide sequence GTACATCGCCCCGACGCTGCAGTTTCTTTTGGGCGTCATCATCTACCACGAGTCGTTTTCAGGTGCAAGAGTGATCGGCTTTCTTTTTATTTGGTTGGCGCTGTTGGTATTCAGCCTCGAAGGCCTGTGGCGCCACTGGCAGATCAGAAAACAGTCATAAAGTTCAAATTTCGTCGGCGAGAAAAAATAGATCGCAAATTGGTTCTGAGAAGCAATCCCGGCCTACTCTCGGTGCTTCGTGGCGCTGCAAAAAAACCTTTAGCGATCCAGCAAAAGTACGCACAGAATATGGACGCCGATTGGGCAAGGATGGTCGGGCATGGTTCCACTGGGGGAAAAATTCCCTGGGCGGTCATGCCAGTGATAAGCTTACAACGATCCGATGCGCGCCATCTCCCGCCTGAAAACGTTTCCATCTATCGATCGTATCTTGACCTCCGGCGGCGATGGCGATTGGTCGGCGCGTCTGCCCCGTCTGCAGAAATGGCAAGCCTTGGGCGCGCCGGAAATCGGCGTACTGGTGGGCGGAGGGGTGACCGCCGCGTGGATGGAAAAATTGGTGCCGATGGGCTTTTATGAGTATCATGTCGGCCGGATGGCGCGGCAGGATAAGTCGTTGCATGGGTCTGTGCAGGCGGAGCGGGTTGCAGAGCTAAAAAATATATTGCACGCGCTTTGCGCGCAACACGGCGGTCCTTTCAGGGCTTGAATTTTCCGGTGTCGAGCCATTCCTGTTTGAGAATGGACCACCAATCCACTGCCAGGCCGTTCAGCACATAGGCATAGGGCAGCCAGCCATAACCCTCCTCTCCCCATGTTTTTCCCCACGAGTTGCGGATCAGCAATGCGCCTATATTTTTTTCTCCCCGTCGGTTGGGGTGGACGATTGTTCTGTTGTCGTCATAGCCCACGGCGACTACGGCGTGGCCGCCGACAATTTTTTCATCGTTGGCCGGAAAAGGGATGTCTCCGCTTTTTTCCGTCTGAAAGATGGAATTATACACCGTGAATCCGAACATGGCCGGCAGGCCGGAGACCAGGCCGGCCTTGATGTTCTGCAGCAATGTTTTTTTCGCCAAATTGGGAGGATCGAATCGGTAATAGCTGATAGTTTGATAATTTTGTGCAAAGGCGTAGCAGAACGCCGGCGGCTCCTTGTCGAACTCTGCGATCTGGTACGGCCAGTATTCTTCCGGCGGAACGCCGAACAGCACCAGCGCGCCCATGGTCGTACGATTAAAGGCGCCCGTATCTCCGCTCTGATGCATCAAGTTGCGCGTCACTTTATAGAGAAAGAGACGCGACACCTCTTCTTCTCTGCCGAAGGCGCGTTTGATAAAATACTCCACCAAGCCGGCGCCGGCCTGGGCGGTGCAGGAGCCCAGCGATCCCTGATCCTCCACCGCTGAGCACCATGCGCGCAAATCCACTTTAGCCGGCAGAGGTCTTTTGCCCTGCAACGGCAGCTGGATCTTGTTCAGCAGCGGCTTGACAACAGCGTGATCCAGCGAATAGTCGCGAAAATCGGGATAATCCGGCAGCCATCCCATGCCCCAACGGCGGGTTTCAAGCGCCATGCAGACACTCCTTACCCTGATGAGGCTTACAGCCTGCTCGGCCATTCCTATCAGGAGCTAAAAGCATTGTTTTACCCAGCCGGCGTGGACTGCCCACCGGTCTTACAGAAAGGCCACAAAGAGATAGAACGCCAGGCCGATAAGGATGAACGCGGTGGCGTACAGCAGCCTTCTGATGATTCTGACGTTGAACTGATAGTGCCGCTTCCATACATAGCGCACCAGGATCGAATACCAGAGAAGGGTGCCGAGGAAGACGGCGGCGGAGAACAGTAAAGGATTAAAGCCACTTTGAGAAATAATCGAGTGGGCGGAGATCGTCCCACCGATGGTGATCCAGAACGCATACAGGCTGGGATTAGCCAGATACATGAGCACCGTGGCGATCACCGGTTTGTGGTGCGTCAGGGTTTCCTTTTGAGCGTCCTGTTTTTTGAATCCGTCTTTGCGCGTCTGCAGGATGAGCCGCAAGGCGAAGAATAGCATGATGAGGCTGCCGAGTCCTTTGACTTGCAATGCAGCCGTCTGCAGCTGCATGATCAAGTGCCGCATGCTGGTCAGGACAGCGAAGCAAAAAACAAAATCAAGCAGGGCAGAGGTGATACACACCAGCATCCCATGGATAAAATCGCGTTTCAGCGTTTGGGAAACCGCGTAGACGTTAATAGGGCCTATGGGGATGGCAGCGAAAAAGCCGATTACGATGCCGGCGATTAAATACATATTCGGGGTCTCATAGGGTGAACACGGCTTTGGTCATTTTGTCAGCGTGGGCGCCGGTGCTTTGG carries:
- a CDS encoding cysteine protease — protein: MALETRRWGMGWLPDYPDFRDYSLDHAVVKPLLNKIQLPLQGKRPLPAKVDLRAWCSAVEDQGSLGSCTAQAGAGLVEYFIKRAFGREEEVSRLFLYKVTRNLMHQSGDTGAFNRTTMGALVLFGVPPEEYWPYQIAEFDKEPPAFCYAFAQNYQTISYYRFDPPNLAKKTLLQNIKAGLVSGLPAMFGFTVYNSIFQTEKSGDIPFPANDEKIVGGHAVVAVGYDDNRTIVHPNRRGEKNIGALLIRNSWGKTWGEEGYGWLPYAYVLNGLAVDWWSILKQEWLDTGKFKP
- a CDS encoding LysE family transporter, whose amino-acid sequence is MYLIAGIVIGFFAAIPIGPINVYAVSQTLKRDFIHGMLVCITSALLDFVFCFAVLTSMRHLIMQLQTAALQVKGLGSLIMLFFALRLILQTRKDGFKKQDAQKETLTHHKPVIATVLMYLANPSLYAFWITIGGTISAHSIISQSGFNPLLFSAAVFLGTLLWYSILVRYVWKRHYQFNVRIIRRLLYATAFILIGLAFYLFVAFL